TTACGGCTCAGGTAAGCCATTTCCTTCTCAGCGCGCAATTTCTCACCCACGCTTCCCACAATCTCATTCGCATGCTCATAAATCCCATCGAGGGTCTGATACAGCGCCAGCAGCTTGATCGCCCCCTTGTCGCCAATCCCCTTCACGCCCGGAATATTGTCGCTCGCATCGCCTACTAGCGCCTTGTAATCAATAAACTGCTGCGGCGTCAGCCCATATCGCTCCTGCATTTTGGCCAAATCGTACCGCGTTGGCTCCAAGCCGCGCGGGTTAAACATGTCCACCACCGTCGCCTTGTCGATCAGCTGCAGCTGATCTTTGTCGCCAGTCGCGATCACAATCTCCAAGTCACCGCGCTCCTCGGCCTGCCGCGCCAGCGTGCCAATAATGTCATCAGCCTCGTAGTTTTCCAGCTCCACCCACGGCATTCGCAGCGCCTCCACCAGCTCACGCGTGGTCGGAATCTGCGCGTACAGATCATCCGGCTGCTTCACCCGCGTAGCTTTGTACGCCGGATAAAGCTCGTTGCGAAACGTTTTGCTCGATTTATCCCAGGTCACCACCACGTAAGCCGGCTGCAACGACTCGATCACCTTAAACATAATGTTGGCAAACCCGAGCACCGCGTTGGTAGGCGTACCATCGCGCGTCGATAAATGCGGAATCGCGTGGTACCCGCGGTGAAACACCGCCGACCCATCCACCAAGACCAATAATGGCTTCTTCATGTAATCCAGTATACAGCCCCGTCGTGTGTTGGGCGTGACCCCGGAGGCCGCCGCTATATGCGACCCCCGGGAGCCACTATCTAATGCGGCATCATGTCCGCGCTAGATTCGACGCGCTACGGCAACCCGAGCTTGCGCCGGCACCCCGGCCATGGCTTCCAGCCCTTAGCAGCGCGGAGCCGTTCGGCCACCGCGATCTGCTGCGACTTGCTGGCCAGGTCGGCCCGCGGCGCATACGCACCGCCGCCGTAGTCGAGCCACGTGCCGAGGGTGAATTGCAGGCCGCCGTAGAACCCATTGCCGGTATTGATGCGCCAGTTGCCACGAGACTCGCAGCCAGCAAGCCGATCCCAGACCGAACCACCCACCGAGCGCGAGACCGGAGGTGGTGGCGGTGGTGCCCCTAGCCCCACCGATACCGGTTGCGCCGGGCTAGCCGGCGCCGTCCGCACCACCATTGGAGGCGGCTTGGACCGGCCGATGGCGACGGCCCTGATATAGCAGATCTCCCCGCCATATCTGATACGCAGCCAGCCCGGATCGGACGCAGTCGCCCGCACCCGGCCGAGCACGGTCACACGCTGCCCCCAGAGCAACCGCCCCACGGACTTCACGTTCGGACCCGGAGCCGACGTCGGCCACACCTTGCGCACCGACACGGCCACGTACATCGTGGTCGTTGGTGCCGGTCGCACCGGTACCGGTAGCGCTCGCCGCGGCGCCGAACGGCTAACCGTCCGGTCGCCGGGACGCAGCCCATCAGGCCACGCCGCCGGCGCCGCCAGCCGCTGCGGTACCGCCAGCCGCTGTACCGCGGGGCCCGCGGCGCTCGAGGCAACACCCACCCCAGACCGAGCATCGGACCCTGCAGTCACTACCACCGCCGAGACGAGACCCGCCGCTGCCACCAATGCAGCCGCGACCAAGCCTCGCCTCAGCCTGGTATAACGCCCCACGAGGTACCTCCTCGTTCATGGTGCTCCCAGCCCTAGAGCCGGAGCGCACCCGTAAAAATAGCGGTGGATGGGGAATCACACCGCCACTCGCCACGGACCGTATGCCCGTGGTTACGCAGACAACCTAGCAAACCCCCTCAAGTACGTCAACTCAGCTCAAACCACACTCAAAATTGAACACAAAAATTGCTCAGCATATTACGCCCGGACGGGCTGAACACGATTCATCGCCGCCTTAGCTCGCTCTCCAATATCAATCGGATACGCCCCGTCAAAACACGACATATTGAGCTTGCTACGCGCATGACCCGTCGCCTGCACCGTACCTTCATATGACAAGTAGCCCAGCGTCTCAGCTCCAATTTTTTGCCGAATTTCATCCACACTCATTCGCGCCGCTATGAGCTCGCTCGGGTCAGGCGTATTGATGCCATAGAAATCCGGATACCGCACCGGCGGCGAACTCACGAGCACATGCACCTTGCGTGCACCCGCCCCGTACAACAAATCCACGATCTTGGCGGTAGTTGTGCCCCGCACGATCGAATCGTCTACCACCACCACATCCTTGCCCATCACTACTTCCGGCACCGGATTAAGCTTGGTGCGCACATCGCGCTCGCGCAATTCCTGCGTAGGACGAATAAACGTGCGGTGAATGTAGCGATTTTTGATAAATCCATGATCAAACGCAATACCTGTCGCTTGGGCATACCCCAGCGCCGCCGGAATCGCACTATCCGGCACCGGCACCACCACATCGGCCTTCAGCGGAAATTCCGCCGCCAAATTGCGGCCCATTTGCCGCCGCACCTCATTTACCTTACGACCCATAATCATACTGTCGGGACGAGCAAAATAAACATACTCGAAAATATCCAGCGCCTGACGAGCCTTCACCACCTGCCGACTCTGCACGCCATCAGGACCAATCGACACAATCTCACCCGGCTTCACATCGCGCAAAAACGCCGCCCCAATCGTATCAAACGCACACGTCTCCGAAGCAATCGTAAATCCATCCGCCAGCCTCCCCAGCGAC
This portion of the Candidatus Saccharimonadia bacterium genome encodes:
- the purF gene encoding amidophosphoribosyltransferase, translating into MPELTEKCGVFGVVTDSPDAARLTYYGLWALQHRGQESSGIASSDSHGMHLRAGGGLVAHVYNEADLARLGGKMSIGHNRYATSGEGSHLQPFVHRGVNLAFAHNGNLPDTQKLEEFLDRHGMSTAGLNDSGMMAASIAWYMQQGKPMIDAIEAAWPLFTGAFSCVAMDGVTVVGFRDECGIRPLSLGRLADGFTIASETCAFDTIGAAFLRDVKPGEIVSIGPDGVQSRQVVKARQALDIFEYVYFARPDSMIMGRKVNEVRRQMGRNLAAEFPLKADVVVPVPDSAIPAALGYAQATGIAFDHGFIKNRYIHRTFIRPTQELRERDVRTKLNPVPEVVMGKDVVVVDDSIVRGTTTAKIVDLLYGAGARKVHVLVSSPPVRYPDFYGINTPDPSELIAARMSVDEIRQKIGAETLGYLSYEGTVQATGHARSKLNMSCFDGAYPIDIGERAKAAMNRVQPVRA